In Pedobacter sp. W3I1, one DNA window encodes the following:
- a CDS encoding phage tail protein, whose amino-acid sequence MDSPFLGLIALFGFNFAPRGWAFCAGQIMAIAQNQAIFSLLGTTYGGNGQTTFALPDLRGRVPIGNGQGPGLTPRTLGEMAGTETVTLISTQIPQHFHAVAEPAVTSLGTIDVPSTSVILSASPKTGSGPNAVALKTYSDVAANTTLKPFNTGPAGGNQPHENIQPYLVLNYSIALQGIFPSRN is encoded by the coding sequence ATGGATTCGCCATTTTTAGGATTGATTGCACTATTCGGTTTTAATTTTGCCCCAAGAGGATGGGCATTTTGTGCCGGGCAGATTATGGCTATTGCTCAAAACCAAGCGATTTTTTCGTTACTCGGTACTACCTATGGTGGGAACGGACAGACCACTTTTGCATTACCTGATTTAAGAGGAAGAGTACCTATTGGTAACGGACAAGGACCTGGTCTTACTCCCCGTACGCTAGGTGAAATGGCAGGAACAGAAACTGTAACGCTAATCAGCACTCAAATTCCGCAGCATTTTCATGCAGTTGCAGAACCAGCAGTTACTTCTTTAGGAACAATAGATGTACCTTCAACAAGCGTTATTCTTTCTGCTTCTCCTAAAACCGGATCAGGTCCGAACGCTGTTGCCCTTAAAACTTATTCAGATGTAGCGGCTAATACTACACTTAAACCATTTAATACTGGGCCAGCAGGGGGAAATCAGCCACATGAAAATATACAACCTTATCTGGTCTTAAATTATTCAATAGCACTTCAAGGTATTTTTCCATCCAGAAACTAA